In bacterium, one genomic interval encodes:
- a CDS encoding segregation/condensation protein A: MKLPRFEGPLDLLLFLVARKEYDILDLPMAEITDSYLAVVEAMGVENLEEAGDYLVMAATLIAIKAKLMLPRPEVEEMEEVEDPRRELIERLLLYQKTKEEAERFGHHEADMLERWETGRSPVPDSARPEPTEYLFPMTIYDLTCAIEDVLRRKESRLFHQVRLHKVSLEERMRWVFALIERLGRFGLLKQLDRDLERMVFIVTFLAVLELAKRQQVRVEQNETFSEIFLSRAHVPELQAA; the protein is encoded by the coding sequence GTGAAACTACCCCGCTTCGAGGGACCGCTGGATCTGCTGCTGTTCTTGGTGGCGCGGAAGGAATACGACATTCTGGACCTTCCGATGGCCGAGATCACGGATTCGTACTTGGCGGTGGTCGAAGCGATGGGCGTTGAGAATCTGGAAGAGGCCGGCGACTATCTGGTGATGGCGGCCACGCTGATCGCCATCAAGGCGAAATTGATGCTGCCGCGACCCGAAGTTGAGGAGATGGAGGAAGTCGAGGACCCGCGCCGCGAGCTTATCGAGCGTCTCCTGCTCTATCAAAAGACGAAGGAAGAAGCGGAGCGGTTTGGACATCACGAAGCGGATATGCTGGAGCGCTGGGAGACCGGACGGTCGCCCGTTCCCGATTCCGCGCGACCCGAGCCGACCGAGTACCTTTTTCCGATGACGATCTATGACCTTACGTGCGCGATTGAGGACGTCTTGCGTCGCAAGGAAAGCCGGTTGTTCCATCAGGTGCGACTTCACAAGGTGAGCCTTGAGGAGCGGATGAGATGGGTGTTTGCGCTCATCGAGAGACTGGGACGATTTGGGCTCTTGAAGCAACTCGATCGCGACCTGGAGCGCATGGTGTTTATCGTGACATTCCTGGCCGTGCTTGAGTTGGCGAAGCGGCAGCAGGTACGCGTCGAGCAGAATGAGACGTTCTCCGAGATCTTTCTAAGCCGCGCGCACGTTCCGGAGTTGCAGGCGGCATGA